The proteins below are encoded in one region of Drosophila santomea strain STO CAGO 1482 chromosome 3R, Prin_Dsan_1.1, whole genome shotgun sequence:
- the LOC120452198 gene encoding dynein axonemal assembly factor 5 — protein sequence MGFDIDTQKICSELESTDRRLKTTILEELRDKCANGAKTASADEIAQVFDQLYLHLLKCYEDKFESVRDRAVQAVSAFLAGLPPTDFHLMNVVSTLAERMGKAETVEPSEEIRLLYIKQLNLMVCLYAKMGSVGVFRECYPLVAKILIKSIKDDYPLVQREGCSTVVNLARVADTQEFRPFTESLLLPLYSMLNHKHAQARISAIEAIGRLSLHMDASGDAMRRLFNEVSPLLMDTMPLVRREVGQMGILMLMELLDRYSFFERILPLVLCCLKDESPEVLNHIYPQWLKCGVQYFNENEAELSQQEISDLPAENYPEDIKRPTIGCRGLVQRSLRLLQLITRETSDWKDNVRLHALKLLYQFVLHAEAAMTAKFFEIYGDLAHACIDPVAEVNAEAAKVADLMGRLLSYDAWIDHGFDGLERNARESYMRCFYHMFTASLGGTYEQLMRLANLLRSTDYSHTLKPGFQHYILKLLDTIVDKSQKINAGQNELEDLYESVYVTGIKVMALSNSLESSSNEDVNFGQMLIEKLVTLLNSSLAKTHERWFHLALKDVENLDAALEDNAEPVMLLDGLINMCHIRATYVHDLIEKVKIVFAHCCDSAQVKIFSSLSLATLFWSKTMNIERERSTQMLSEFVSQIVEPYLTWKAGSNAEAMRSLAMATLCALAQGAESESVEVLPSLAKHMPSLLEDRNVTTRHYAVKAVVYFREMSVEELKPLAYATMQRMDDPSAGIRILAALAVGKLKPKFSETDTEMEYEKEVWDVIVKRAMGLLLLYHESPEKEMKAAVEVTLQVLARSHPEAWEERYQRALPMAQKKDQLHELYNRLTINEAPDPGNTLTSED from the coding sequence ATGGGCTTCGATATCGATACCCAGAAGATCTGCTCGGAACTGGAGAGCACCGATCGACGTCTGAAGACCACAATTCTAGAAGAACTACGCGATAAGTGCGCAAATGGAGCAAAAACCGCGAGCGCCGACGAAATAGCCCAGGTTTTCGATCaactgtatctgcatctgttgAAATGCTACGAGGATAAATTCGAAAGCGTTCGCGATCGTGCCGTTCAAGCGGTAAGTGCCTTTTTGGCCGGGCTGCCGCCCACGGATTTCCACCTGATGAATGTGGTGTCCACTTTGGCGGAGCGAATGGGAAAGGCCGAAACCGTGGAGCCCAGCGAGGAGATCCGTCTGCTCTACATTAAGCAACTGAATCTGATGGTTTGCCTGTACGCAAAGATGGGCAGTGTGGGCGTCTTCAGGGAGTGCTATCCCCTGGTGGCGAAGATCCTGATCAAGTCCATCAAGGATGACTATCCGTTGGTTCAGCGCGAAGGCTGCTCCACCGTGGTGAATCTCGCTCGCGTGGCTGATACCCAGGAGTTTCGTCCCTTTACGGAATCATTACTTCTACCTCTTTACTCCATGCTGAACCACAAGCATGCGCAGGCCAGGATCTCGGCCATTGAAGCCATCGGCAGGCTGAGTCTGCACATGGACGCCAGTGGCGATGCAATGAGGCGGCTCTTCAATGAGGTATCGCCCCTTCTCATGGACACCATGCCTTTGGTTCGTCGTGAAGTCGGCCAGATGGGCATTCTAATGCTAATGGAGCTGCTGGATCGCTATTCCTTCTTTGAGAGAATTCTACCGCTGGTTCTTTGTTGCCTAAAGGACGAGTCTCCGGAGGTCCTGAATCACATATACCCACAATGGCTCAAGTGTGGCGTACAGTATTTCAATGAAAACGAAGCCGAGTTGTCGCAACAGGAAATAAGCGATCTGCCAGCTGAGAATTATCCGGAAGATATCAAGCGTCCTACCATCGGATGTCGTGGTTTGGTGCAACGATCTTTGAGACTGTTGCAACTGATTACCCGGGAAACAAGCGACTGGAAGGACAACGTTCGCCTTCACGCCCTGAAGCTTCTCTATCAGTTTGTCTTGCACGCCGAGGCTGCCATGACGGCCAAGTTCTTCGAGATCTATGGGGATTTGGCCCATGCCTGCATTGATCCCGTGGCCGAAGTCAATGCGGAAGCCGCCAAGGTGGCCGATTTGATGGGTCGCCTGTTATCCTACGATGCCTGGATAGATCATGGCTTCGATGGCCTGGAACGAAATGCCCGGGAGTCCTATATGAGATGTTTCTACCACATGTTCACCGCATCGCTGGGTGGCACCTATGAGCAGCTGATGCGGTTGGCCAACCTCCTTCGCAGCACCGATTACTCGCATACTCTGAAGCCAGGCTTCCAGCACTACATACTGAAACTATTGGACACCATTGTGGATAAATCGCAGAAGATCAATGCGGGGCAGAACGAGCTGGAAGATCTCTACGAGTCGGTGTATGTAACTGGCATTAAAGTAATGGCACTTTCCAATTCCCTCGAAAGTAGCAGCAACGAAGATGTCAATTTCGGACAAATGCTGATCGAAAAGCTTGTGACACTTCTCAACTCTTCGCTTGCAAAAACTCACGAACGTTGGTTTCACTTGGCCTTGAAGGATGTGGAGAATCTGGATGCGGCTTTGGAGGATAATGCCGAGCCAGTGATGCTGTTGGATGGATTGATTAATATGTGCCACATTCGAGCTACCTATGTGCACGATCTTATCGAGAAGGTTAAGATCGTCTTTGCACATTGCTGCGATAGTGCTCAAGTGAAAATCTTTAGCAGTCTCTCGTTAGCAACACTATTTTGGTCGAAGACGATGAACATTGAACGTGAGCGCAGCACCCAGATGTTAAGTGAATTCGTGTCGCAGATTGTGGAACCCTATCTGACCTGGAAAGCCGGATCCAATGCCGAGGCCATGAGATCCCTGGCCATGGCAACACTATGTGCTTTGGCTCAGGGAGCCGAGTCTGAATCTGTGGAAGTGCTACCCTCGCTGGCCAAACACATGCCCAGCCTGCTCGAGGATCGCAATGTCACCACACGGCATTATGCGGTCAAGGCGGTTGTGTATTTTAGGGAAATGTCTGTGGAAGAATTGAAACCATTGGCCTATGCCACCATGCAGCGCATGGATGATCCTTCGGCTGGCATTCGCATCCTGGCTGCTTTGGCTGTGGGTAAACTGAAGCCCAAGTTCAGCGAGACGGATACTGAAATGGAATATGAAAAGGAGGTGTGGGATGTCATAGTAAAACGTGCCATGGGTCTGCTCTTGCTCTATCACGAGAGTCCCGAGAAGGAAATGAAGGCAGCTGTGGAAGTTACCCTACAGGTCTTGGCCCGATCTCATCCAGAAGCCTGGGAGGAACGCTATCAACGGGCTTTGCCCATGGCTCAGAAAAAGGATCAGCTCCACGAACTCTACAACAGGCTAACCATCAATGAAGCTCCAGATCCTGGCAATACACTTACATCCGAAGATTAG